Proteins found in one Enterococcus sp. 9D6_DIV0238 genomic segment:
- a CDS encoding DUF4926 domain-containing protein, with product MFKEYDVVYSTVEIDKRVPMGTKGVIMMILDSENEVYEVEFVDLDNETIEVIEVKGTQINRKDALSQD from the coding sequence ATGTTTAAAGAATACGATGTTGTATATAGCACAGTAGAAATAGACAAAAGAGTTCCGATGGGAACTAAAGGTGTAATTATGATGATATTAGATTCAGAAAATGAAGTGTATGAAGTAGAATTTGTAGATTTAGATAATGAAACAATTGAAGTTATCGAGGTTAAAGGAACTCAGATAAATAGAAAAGACGCTTTATCACAAGACTAG
- a CDS encoding DUF6883 domain-containing protein yields the protein MVKMIIGEVQTQTTEIKAFGQAYSQALESVTSATQGIQLAVGLNGAGMESIKDYLSTVYPALCKAEIMHSEAVVQANERYVQGYLSTCGSEDLDSEELQAQIDEANALIQGFQSSRENYAQQKRSLSDEKEQLLGAVFQAAIASMYAGITRNQAKKAKIQEKLEKFLDFCRQSTSYFTGIKDTGSLVAKGMQALGVSEKGHVGPCAWNGKGFSLTDRTWINNVNQNWTKREKAIEVKDRKILDGCTIIHIIDADRGVDMYMFEKNGRRYPVSEQDLSDNLRKLIKKYDLDVVELSPTEMDRRVTEFQKSGKDYFSGATVNMFGFNGLNYIQSTVNDLKESGFWDAAWGVGLTVAAVRNAQAAGKKAGGLKNPNLTQESINSKLDGYLLNKEHPVGGSKANWFDKALGFNRNNSQQLSKQITFDKSTAVQTSVTDYGTKYSQIIPIKGVNGKIIDVEFVWIKNNDGVVRLVTSIPTKK from the coding sequence ATGGTCAAAATGATCATTGGTGAAGTCCAAACGCAAACAACAGAAATCAAAGCATTTGGGCAAGCATATAGCCAAGCGTTAGAGTCAGTGACTAGTGCCACGCAAGGCATACAATTAGCAGTCGGCTTGAATGGTGCAGGTATGGAGTCGATCAAAGACTACCTTTCCACTGTCTATCCAGCGCTTTGCAAAGCGGAGATCATGCACAGTGAAGCAGTTGTGCAGGCGAATGAACGGTATGTGCAAGGCTATCTTTCAACATGCGGTAGTGAAGATTTAGATTCCGAAGAATTACAAGCGCAAATCGATGAAGCCAACGCGCTGATTCAAGGATTCCAAAGCTCGAGAGAAAACTACGCCCAACAAAAAAGAAGCTTATCAGACGAAAAAGAGCAACTGCTAGGAGCAGTCTTTCAAGCGGCAATCGCCAGTATGTATGCGGGAATTACACGAAATCAAGCGAAAAAAGCAAAGATACAAGAAAAATTAGAGAAGTTCCTTGATTTCTGCAGACAGTCTACTAGTTATTTTACTGGGATAAAGGATACTGGATCGCTAGTGGCTAAAGGTATGCAGGCATTGGGTGTCAGTGAAAAAGGACATGTTGGTCCATGTGCTTGGAATGGAAAAGGCTTTTCCTTAACCGATCGAACTTGGATTAATAATGTCAATCAAAATTGGACCAAGCGTGAAAAAGCCATCGAAGTCAAGGATAGGAAAATACTTGATGGCTGCACGATCATCCACATCATCGATGCCGACCGCGGTGTGGATATGTATATGTTTGAAAAAAATGGTCGACGGTATCCAGTAAGTGAACAGGATTTGTCCGATAACCTAAGAAAGCTCATAAAAAAATACGACTTAGATGTGGTAGAATTAAGTCCGACAGAAATGGACCGCCGAGTGACCGAATTTCAAAAAAGCGGAAAAGATTATTTCAGTGGTGCGACAGTCAATATGTTTGGTTTTAACGGCTTAAACTATATACAAAGTACCGTAAATGATTTGAAAGAATCTGGATTTTGGGATGCTGCATGGGGTGTTGGACTGACAGTGGCTGCGGTGAGGAATGCGCAGGCAGCTGGTAAGAAAGCTGGTGGACTTAAAAATCCTAATTTGACTCAAGAAAGTATCAATTCTAAATTGGATGGTTATCTGTTAAATAAGGAACATCCAGTTGGAGGCTCAAAAGCTAATTGGTTTGATAAGGCACTTGGCTTTAATAGAAATAATAGTCAGCAATTAAGTAAGCAAATTACCTTTGATAAATCGACAGCCGTTCAAACATCTGTAACTGATTACGGAACAAAGTATAGTCAAATCATTCCGATTAAAGGAGTCAACGGAAAAATTATTGATGTTGAATTTGTTTGGATAAAAAATAATGATGGAGTTGTTCGTTTAGTGACCTCGATTCCAACGAAAAAGTAG
- a CDS encoding DUF3958 family protein, with the protein MTQKELQEKRRENEEKQEENRTLNTLLERNMSETEHLFTRERHHNDQVLTYFHRQEEGHLFEELTEESRVAERRFFDAMTDGQETLHKENRRLEDESDLLYEAELQQLRKEDEVDGQNDHW; encoded by the coding sequence ATGACCCAAAAGGAGTTACAAGAAAAACGCAGAGAAAATGAAGAAAAACAAGAGGAAAATCGTACGCTCAACACGTTGTTGGAACGAAACATGAGCGAGACAGAGCACTTATTTACCAGAGAACGTCACCATAACGACCAAGTTCTCACTTACTTTCATCGGCAGGAAGAAGGCCACCTTTTTGAAGAACTCACAGAAGAATCACGTGTAGCCGAACGCCGTTTCTTTGATGCAATGACGGACGGACAAGAAACATTACACAAAGAAAACCGTCGCCTAGAAGATGAAAGCGACCTTCTTTACGAAGCAGAGCTGCAACAGCTGAGAAAGGAGGATGAGGTTGATGGTCAAAATGATCATTGGTGA
- a CDS encoding TIGR04197 family type VII secretion effector → MIELNEAETQKQATQIVLANDRLSLSKTVTFSSGTTVLGNATAESTFQQLKKNPATIQQLLNRDVASIQTAVAAFKRADQQAKQLFTRLP, encoded by the coding sequence ATGATCGAGTTAAATGAAGCAGAAACCCAGAAACAAGCCACTCAAATCGTGCTGGCGAACGATCGCTTGTCGCTTTCAAAAACAGTGACGTTTTCTTCGGGGACGACGGTTCTCGGCAATGCCACGGCTGAAAGTACCTTTCAACAGCTGAAGAAAAACCCGGCAACGATCCAGCAACTACTCAACAGAGATGTAGCTTCTATCCAAACTGCAGTCGCAGCATTTAAACGAGCAGATCAACAAGCGAAGCAGCTATTTACACGACTTCCGTAA